A segment of the Takifugu flavidus isolate HTHZ2018 chromosome 7, ASM371156v2, whole genome shotgun sequence genome:
atgatgtcacagcaaaGAGGAACGAGGTCAGTTGGAGAGAGGCCAGCGTGCACGGCGCCGTGCACGCACAATCACACGCAGATGTGCTTCTTCCCGCTGTCAATGATTAACCCCGGTGGATGCTTCCAACGGTCGTGTTGGAAGTGAGGAAGGTTGCCCTAATTCTGTTTTACATCTTCATCAGAAAGGCCGCCGAGGGCCGAGAAAGCTCAGGACAATGTTTAAGACACCAGCGCGAGAGCCGGTTCGCTGCCTCACCTGTGTTCctggaagggggcggggccatcGGGGCCGAGTAGCCGCCGTTCGAGTGGCTGTCGTCTCCGAAGTCGAAgatgggtttgggtttgggagTGTATTCACGCCGTGGTCGAGACTGAGCTTCGTTCACCCTGGGAGGAGAAGGTGATTAGAGAAGTTCCACAGGCGACTCAGGAGCCACTGTGCTGCACCTGTCTCGGAGTTTGTCGGACAGCTCGTCCAGAACCTGCACGGCCTGTCTGTGGTACTGCAGCTGAGAGTCCACCAGCGACGACAGCTGGCTCACCTGCTCGAtctgcacgcgcacacacacacacacacacacgcgcgtgcgcgcgcacacacacacacacacacacacacacacacacacacacacacacaataatttCTATCCTTTCACGCTGTGATAAAACAACCTTTTATGCCGTCTGACCcatattactgttattactgttataAAAGTCCAGATTCTGTCACTTTAATAGTATAGAATTTATAacctgggaacacacacacacacacacacacacacacacaccacacacacacacacacacccacacccacacacagagcGCTCACATCAGTCTCCAGCAGGTTGTACATGCTCGTCTCCGCCACCTCCTTTGACTCGTGGAACTTCTCCAGGGCCTGTCGGACCTCCTCGTCAGGGATCTTGCCCTGGCGCTTCTTCTTGTAATCGTAATCCAGGCGACGtccctccagcttcttcaggtggtgctgagggggggggggtggaaaaagCCTGATTAGAAGTTAAGGGCACGACTGGGACGTTGGATCTGTCTCTGAACAACCTGGATCTCTTTGAGGTCCTTGTCACAGAGCCCTTGCAACGGGTCGATGAAGTTCTGTTTGACGTCGATATCGAGGGAGTCTTTGACTTCTGCCAGCCTCTTCATGGACTCCCCGACGTCCACCAGCGCTCCGCCTGCCCAGAGACACACGTGTTAGCAGCCAGCGGCCTGCTTTACACATTTAAAGGAGTGGATCCCGAACGCCTCACCAAAGTTAGTCTCCTCTCCCAGGTCCCGGCCATATTTGGTCATGCACTCCCCCAGCAGCCCCTCGGCCTGCGGGTAGCCCGGGTTCTTCACCTGCCCTCGGATCTTGGACATGGTGTTCAGCATGGACAGCTTGGCTCTGGACGCTGCGGGGGCAAACTCCAGTCAGCAGAGAGTCGGGAAACGGCGTTTACGCTCCGatggctgctgctctcctcaccTGGGTTTGGCTGAAGGTACTCGGAGGTCTTAGAGATGACTTCCACCACCGCTTTACTGGTCACCTCCACTTTCTACACG
Coding sequences within it:
- the sh3gl1b gene encoding SH3-domain GRB2-like 1b isoform X2 translates to MSVAGLKKQFYKASQMVSEKVGGAEGTKLDDDFRDLERKVEVTSKAVVEVISKTSEYLQPNPASRAKLSMLNTMSKIRGQVKNPGYPQAEGLLGECMTKYGRDLGEETNFGGALVDVGESMKRLAEVKDSLDIDVKQNFIDPLQGLCDKDLKEIQHHLKKLEGRRLDYDYKKKRQGKIPDEEVRQALEKFHESKEVAETSMYNLLETDIEQVSQLSSLVDSQLQYHRQAVQVLDELSDKLRDRVNEAQSRPRREYTPKPKPIFDFGDDSHSNGGYSAPMAPPPSRNTEPYFHFARLTRGKSRTRESQFEFWRCWC
- the sh3gl1b gene encoding SH3-domain GRB2-like 1b isoform X1 encodes the protein MSVAGLKKQFYKASQMVSEKVGGAEGTKLDDDFRDLERKVEVTSKAVVEVISKTSEYLQPNPASRAKLSMLNTMSKIRGQVKNPGYPQAEGLLGECMTKYGRDLGEETNFGGALVDVGESMKRLAEVKDSLDIDVKQNFIDPLQGLCDKDLKEIQHHLKKLEGRRLDYDYKKKRQGKIPDEEVRQALEKFHESKEVAETSMYNLLETDIEQVSQLSSLVDSQLQYHRQAVQVLDELSDKLRDRVNEAQSRPRREYTPKPKPIFDFGDDSHSNGGYSAPMAPPPSRNTAALEQPSCKALYDFEPENEGELGFHEGDIITLTNQIDENWYEGMLNGQSGFFPLNYVEVLIPLPH